The Pseudanabaena galeata CCNP1313 genome includes a region encoding these proteins:
- a CDS encoding phosphate/phosphite/phosphonate ABC transporter substrate-binding protein: MKKISCLPANLAVVAGLVSLIGLTACTGNTPNPPSQPNAAQTPAATTEPAKETKATPTETAQAPLKELTIAFATRRDTTDLQTKVDKVSAILSKEMGIPVKGIIADETASVEALKANRANVAFVSGRAALKAELLSGAKMYLAEVRDDYSGGKTYNSIFVVPVDSPLKPLADATQTLEQLRGKSMAFTSRSSGSGFIFPVSELVGLKFVDGPDRLDQFFGKVTYGDGYSSALQALLREQADVAVVSEYALLPPWITEEEGKKLRVLHPVPNVPAHGISIDDSVPADQREKLINAFLKLNEPENKELFRSLYNSTEIVKVDHEQHLATMRTAIERAGLKP, encoded by the coding sequence ATGAAAAAAATTTCATGTTTACCTGCTAATCTTGCCGTAGTCGCAGGATTAGTATCCTTAATCGGCTTAACGGCTTGTACAGGAAATACCCCCAATCCTCCATCTCAGCCTAATGCGGCTCAGACTCCCGCAGCAACTACAGAACCAGCCAAAGAAACTAAAGCTACTCCCACTGAAACCGCACAGGCTCCGCTTAAGGAATTAACGATCGCCTTTGCAACCCGTCGTGACACTACAGATCTACAGACCAAAGTTGATAAGGTGTCGGCTATTTTATCCAAAGAGATGGGTATCCCTGTGAAAGGGATCATCGCCGATGAAACTGCCTCTGTAGAAGCACTCAAGGCTAATCGAGCCAATGTTGCCTTCGTCAGTGGTCGGGCAGCTCTCAAAGCGGAGCTACTATCGGGCGCAAAAATGTACTTAGCTGAGGTGCGTGATGACTATTCGGGTGGTAAGACCTATAACTCGATCTTTGTCGTGCCAGTAGATAGTCCGTTAAAACCCTTGGCAGATGCGACCCAAACCCTTGAGCAGTTGCGTGGTAAAAGTATGGCCTTTACATCACGTTCCTCTGGTTCTGGGTTCATCTTCCCTGTCAGCGAACTGGTGGGGCTGAAGTTTGTGGATGGTCCCGATCGCTTAGATCAGTTTTTCGGTAAAGTTACCTATGGCGATGGCTATAGTAGTGCCTTACAAGCTTTATTGCGTGAACAGGCTGATGTGGCGGTAGTTTCGGAATATGCATTACTGCCACCTTGGATTACCGAAGAAGAAGGCAAAAAATTACGGGTATTGCACCCAGTTCCTAATGTGCCAGCCCACGGCATTTCCATTGATGATAGTGTGCCTGCGGATCAAAGGGAAAAGTTGATTAATGCTTTCTTGAAACTGAATGAACCAGAAAATAAAGAGTTGTTCCGTAGTCTCTACAACTCAACCGAGATAGTCAAAGTCGATCACGAGCAACATTTGGCAACTATGCGGACTGCCATTGAAAGGGCTGGACTGAAACCATAA
- a CDS encoding phosphonate ABC transporter ATP-binding protein — MEPIPHSKSPAIACQNLRTAYQSTLKRPILNGIDLKINHGEFVALLGLNGAGKSTLLRSLVGLVPVSQGEIQICGTTVQPKLVDEVRKNVGFLVQGGGLVDQLSCLDNVLCGCLGDLNTWQSLWGFPKRDRRVAMQLLQKMGLQEQIYQKARQLSGGQRQRVAIARTLIQSPHILLADEPTTGLDVSGINQVMTSLQEMNRKGLTVVVVLHDLALAAQYAQRAIVLQEGQVWYDGDCQNMDSQFAKLQNLSLVPSVNAA; from the coding sequence ATGGAACCAATACCACACAGCAAGTCACCTGCGATCGCTTGCCAAAATCTTCGTACCGCTTATCAATCCACTTTAAAGCGTCCCATCTTGAATGGAATTGACTTGAAAATTAATCACGGCGAGTTTGTGGCTCTGCTGGGACTGAACGGCGCAGGGAAATCAACACTTTTGCGATCGCTAGTGGGATTAGTTCCTGTCAGTCAAGGCGAAATTCAGATCTGTGGGACGACTGTTCAGCCCAAACTAGTTGACGAAGTTCGTAAAAATGTGGGGTTTCTCGTGCAAGGGGGCGGCTTAGTCGATCAACTTTCTTGCTTAGATAATGTCTTGTGTGGATGTCTGGGAGATCTGAATACATGGCAAAGTCTGTGGGGATTTCCTAAACGCGATCGCCGTGTCGCGATGCAGTTACTCCAAAAAATGGGTTTGCAAGAACAAATTTATCAAAAGGCAAGACAACTCAGTGGTGGTCAACGTCAAAGGGTGGCGATCGCCCGTACTTTGATTCAATCACCGCATATTTTGTTGGCTGATGAACCCACCACAGGATTAGATGTCTCAGGTATTAATCAAGTGATGACTAGCCTACAGGAAATGAATCGCAAAGGCTTAACGGTTGTAGTGGTGCTGCATGATCTCGCCCTTGCTGCTCAGTACGCACAGCGAGCGATCGTTCTGCAAGAAGGGCAGGTCTGGTATGATGGGGATTGTCAAAATATGGATAGTCAATTTGCCAAGTTGCAAAATCTCTCCCTAGTTCCGTCCGTTAACGCCGCATAA
- the phnE gene encoding phosphonate ABC transporter, permease protein PhnE: protein MKFFDRIRPYASNRYNVWLFRVLAIIGLGWAYIWSLQGLKIDPKLLQTSLPYMTDFLSRLWPPDLSILDVAIKALIETVQMSLWGTTIGAILSIPISLLSAQNLSPLWLRWIANLFQNTVRSVPSIILGLFFVAATGLGAPAGTLALGIYTIGYLAKFYQEAIESVDKRSLESLQVGRASWWQIAQYGIMPQVLPLCLGYTLYMFEYNIRAASVLGVVGAGGIGFELVSYIRGFEYNKAMTMMLVLLVVVTSIDAISSQLRNKFKSD, encoded by the coding sequence ATGAAATTTTTTGATCGAATTCGTCCTTACGCCTCTAACCGCTACAATGTCTGGTTATTCAGAGTTTTAGCTATTATCGGTCTAGGTTGGGCGTATATTTGGTCATTACAAGGTTTAAAAATTGATCCCAAACTGCTCCAAACTAGTCTGCCTTACATGACAGATTTTCTGTCACGACTTTGGCCGCCTGATTTGAGCATTTTGGATGTGGCGATTAAGGCTTTGATTGAGACTGTGCAGATGTCGCTTTGGGGAACGACGATTGGGGCGATCCTCTCAATTCCAATTTCCCTATTGTCAGCGCAAAATCTTTCGCCATTGTGGTTACGCTGGATTGCGAATCTCTTTCAAAATACTGTACGTTCAGTTCCATCGATTATCTTAGGTTTGTTTTTTGTGGCGGCGACGGGTTTAGGTGCGCCTGCGGGAACTTTGGCTTTAGGAATTTATACGATTGGTTATTTAGCGAAGTTCTATCAAGAAGCGATCGAGTCCGTAGATAAGCGATCGCTAGAGTCTTTACAAGTGGGGCGTGCCTCTTGGTGGCAGATCGCTCAATACGGGATCATGCCGCAGGTTTTGCCACTATGTCTCGGTTATACGCTCTATATGTTTGAATACAATATTCGGGCTGCCTCGGTTTTAGGTGTGGTCGGTGCGGGGGGCATTGGGTTCGAGTTAGTGAGTTATATTCGTGGGTTTGAATATAACAAAGCAATGACAATGATGTTGGTGCTGTTGGTGGTGGTGACTAGCATTGATGCTATCAGTAGTCAATTAAGGAATAAGTTCAAATCCGATTAA
- a CDS encoding 4'-phosphopantetheinyl transferase family protein has translation MYQDLQLYQARLDISQTECDRLWQILSEDERSRADRFKREYLKRNFVAARGNLREILALRLGCEPRAIQFGYSDRGKPYIQNFNGLHFNLSHSQDLAIYALCSDDEIGIDLEFINSQCDVDSIAERYFLPSEQKVISNLCDRDKYIAFYQVWTLKEAYGKATGEGIANILDQVDVTPLLESPMGETLRIQSWNLKLIASEFQIDLNYSAALCFA, from the coding sequence ATGTATCAAGACTTACAACTTTATCAAGCTAGACTAGATATTTCACAAACTGAATGCGATCGTCTTTGGCAGATCCTTTCAGAGGATGAGCGATCGCGTGCTGATCGCTTCAAGCGTGAATATCTCAAGCGCAATTTTGTCGCGGCAAGAGGGAATTTACGGGAAATTCTAGCGTTAAGGCTAGGCTGTGAACCCAGAGCAATTCAGTTTGGTTATAGCGATCGCGGCAAACCTTACATTCAAAATTTCAACGGGCTTCATTTTAATCTATCGCATTCTCAAGATTTAGCAATCTATGCATTGTGTAGTGATGATGAGATAGGTATAGATTTGGAATTTATTAATTCCCAATGTGATGTTGATAGTATTGCTGAGCGTTACTTCTTACCTTCAGAGCAGAAAGTTATTAGCAACTTATGCGATCGCGACAAGTACATAGCTTTTTATCAAGTATGGACTCTCAAGGAAGCCTATGGGAAAGCAACAGGGGAAGGTATTGCCAATATTCTGGATCAGGTGGATGTGACTCCACTGCTAGAGAGTCCTATGGGTGAAACTTTGCGAATTCAAAGCTGGAATCTAAAACTAATTGCCTCAGAATTCCAAATAGATTTAAATTATTCTGCGGCTCTGTGTTTTGCATAG
- a CDS encoding MoaD/ThiS family protein — MAVKVLIPTPLQQLTNNQATVECTGDSVQAIIDSLETSCPGIKARICDEKGNLRRFVNFYVNSEDIRFLDGANTALNDGDEVSIIPAIAGG; from the coding sequence ATGGCTGTTAAAGTTTTAATTCCCACTCCATTGCAACAATTGACCAATAATCAAGCCACTGTCGAGTGTACTGGTGATTCTGTTCAAGCAATTATTGACTCACTGGAAACTAGTTGCCCAGGGATCAAAGCCCGCATTTGTGATGAAAAGGGTAATCTCCGTCGTTTTGTTAATTTTTATGTCAACAGCGAAGATATTCGCTTTCTGGATGGGGCTAATACAGCCCTCAATGATGGTGATGAAGTAAGTATCATTCCTGCGATCGCAGGGGGCTAA
- a CDS encoding photosystem II reaction center protein K, which yields MPLSLLIATLPEAYRIFDPLVNVLPVIPVFFLLLAFVWQAAVGFK from the coding sequence ATGCCACTTAGTCTATTGATTGCAACGTTACCTGAAGCGTATAGAATTTTCGATCCACTGGTAAACGTTCTTCCCGTTATTCCTGTCTTTTTCTTGCTACTCGCTTTTGTGTGGCAAGCAGCAGTTGGTTTCAAATAG
- a CDS encoding 2OG-Fe(II) oxygenase produces MKAQHRKPQIISEDTHCQVNSLIQRLDNVKHIADSGFWISTTELKLLLSLDETFINSLNKKVLSQPQNCKFSWRNFECTLVDHQFGESFWAINTKQNLLINNNDALSQAPTYVSEIPDYKQSTLSDSIVLKIPPEVEVIPSPYALIDDFLSASQLNDLLRYTINKQPDFLPTTNSASDPNYRRSFYLAHFPEFSDLMVNLVRKISPQIIKHLDIKDFAIGQIESQMTAHNHGNYYKVHNDNGSPDCASRILTYVYYYYREPKSFTGGELVIYDSKIENGYSVAADSRKVIQPTNNTIIFFPSHCMHEVLPVSCPSEYFADSRFTINGWVRHV; encoded by the coding sequence ATGAAAGCGCAGCATCGAAAGCCCCAAATAATTTCTGAAGATACTCATTGTCAAGTTAATTCCTTAATCCAAAGACTTGACAATGTAAAGCATATTGCTGATTCGGGTTTCTGGATTTCAACCACTGAGCTAAAACTTTTACTAAGCCTTGATGAAACCTTCATTAATAGCTTGAACAAAAAAGTATTATCTCAACCTCAAAACTGTAAATTTTCTTGGCGAAACTTTGAATGTACATTAGTCGATCATCAGTTTGGAGAAAGCTTTTGGGCTATTAATACAAAACAAAACTTATTAATAAATAACAATGATGCTCTTTCCCAAGCACCAACATATGTATCAGAAATTCCAGATTATAAGCAATCAACACTTAGTGATTCTATTGTTTTAAAGATTCCCCCAGAAGTAGAGGTAATTCCATCTCCCTATGCATTAATTGATGATTTTTTATCAGCAAGTCAACTAAATGACTTGTTACGCTACACCATTAATAAACAGCCTGATTTTCTTCCTACTACAAATTCAGCTTCCGATCCCAACTATCGCCGCTCTTTTTATCTTGCCCATTTCCCTGAATTCTCAGATTTAATGGTTAATCTAGTACGAAAAATATCACCACAGATCATCAAGCACTTAGATATCAAAGACTTTGCGATCGGACAAATTGAGTCACAAATGACTGCCCATAATCATGGCAATTATTACAAGGTTCATAATGACAATGGTAGTCCAGACTGCGCTTCACGAATTTTGACCTATGTGTACTACTACTATCGTGAACCCAAGTCTTTTACTGGTGGCGAATTAGTCATCTATGACAGCAAAATCGAAAATGGCTACTCTGTCGCCGCAGACTCACGCAAGGTAATTCAGCCTACTAACAATACGATCATCTTTTTTCCTAGCCACTGTATGCATGAAGTTTTGCCCGTCAGTTGCCCATCAGAATATTTTGCCGATAGTCGCTTCACGATCAATGGCTGGGTAAGACATGTATAG
- the sppA gene encoding signal peptide peptidase SppA gives MQLNRIIALVLVAICFISATFGIQRRQMDEELNLKKVLDRDRLELVSLDGAITGARASSSGAMAVRDRLRELIEDESVKGVLLSINSPGGTVGASKELYQAVKDLSEVKPVVVSMLDQATSGGYYAASSATKIYANAGTLTGSIGVILSGFNAKELLDRVGIQSQTIKTGPYKDIFSPFRELGDPERQLLQDILQSTYQEFITDVSKGRKLDLEVVRKLADGRLYTGQQAKDNKLVDAIGTLDVAIADLRSLSRKKFNLPETRELPIRKTPASFERLLDQLLSEANVNIALPFLNITGNDRISGVIADQLTSKLTSRNMQTSSYDPPILLMPSWSN, from the coding sequence ATGCAACTTAATCGCATCATTGCTCTCGTCTTAGTCGCAATTTGTTTCATCTCGGCAACTTTTGGCATCCAGCGTCGCCAAATGGATGAAGAGTTGAATTTAAAGAAAGTACTCGATCGCGATCGCCTCGAACTAGTGTCACTAGATGGGGCGATTACAGGAGCAAGGGCTTCGTCATCAGGGGCAATGGCAGTACGCGATCGCCTACGTGAATTAATTGAAGACGAATCTGTTAAAGGCGTATTGCTATCAATTAACAGCCCTGGGGGAACGGTAGGTGCAAGCAAAGAACTCTACCAAGCCGTTAAGGACTTAAGTGAAGTAAAGCCCGTTGTCGTAAGTATGCTCGATCAAGCGACCAGTGGCGGCTACTATGCCGCAAGTTCAGCAACTAAGATTTATGCGAATGCTGGTACATTAACAGGCAGTATCGGCGTGATTTTAAGCGGTTTTAATGCTAAAGAATTATTAGATCGGGTGGGAATCCAATCACAAACGATCAAAACTGGTCCCTACAAAGATATTTTTTCGCCATTTCGCGAACTAGGCGATCCTGAGCGTCAACTCCTGCAAGATATCCTACAAAGTACTTACCAAGAATTTATCACCGACGTTTCTAAAGGTCGCAAACTAGACTTAGAGGTAGTTCGTAAGCTAGCGGATGGGCGACTTTATACTGGACAACAGGCTAAAGATAATAAGCTAGTTGATGCCATAGGAACATTAGATGTAGCGATCGCAGATTTGCGTAGTTTATCTAGAAAAAAATTCAATTTGCCAGAAACAAGAGAATTACCAATTCGTAAGACTCCAGCTTCCTTTGAAAGACTATTAGATCAATTGCTCAGTGAAGCTAATGTCAACATTGCTTTGCCATTTTTAAATATCACTGGTAATGACAGGATCTCTGGGGTGATCGCTGATCAGCTAACGTCAAAACTAACTAGTCGCAATATGCAAACAAGCAGTTATGATCCACCGATTTTATTAATGCCAAGCTGGTCTAACTAG
- the bchM gene encoding magnesium protoporphyrin IX methyltransferase, giving the protein MANKALNNPSTKASPKDKEIVRDYFNSTGFDRWRRIYGEGSDVNRVQRDIRTGHQQTVDYVLNWFKNDKNAVNQTVCDAGCGTGSLSIPLAAMGAKVYASDISEKMVGEGKSRANDPENPVFEVKDLAALSGQYDTVICLDVLIHYPDLDSEVMIAHLASLAKSRLILSFAPKNPYYVLMKKVGDMVPGPSKATRAYLHKESDVHRVLQKLGFTIKRKEFTATSFYFSRLIEAVRN; this is encoded by the coding sequence ATGGCTAATAAAGCGCTCAACAATCCCTCAACTAAAGCATCTCCTAAAGATAAAGAAATAGTTCGCGATTATTTTAATTCCACTGGCTTTGATCGCTGGCGGCGGATTTATGGCGAAGGTAGTGATGTCAATCGAGTGCAACGCGATATCCGTACTGGACATCAACAAACTGTTGATTATGTTTTGAACTGGTTTAAAAATGACAAGAATGCCGTAAATCAAACGGTCTGTGATGCGGGTTGTGGTACTGGTAGTTTGAGCATTCCCCTCGCGGCAATGGGCGCAAAAGTATATGCCAGCGATATTTCCGAAAAGATGGTGGGTGAAGGCAAGAGCCGCGCTAATGATCCTGAAAACCCTGTTTTTGAAGTCAAGGATTTAGCTGCATTGTCTGGACAATACGACACTGTAATCTGTCTGGATGTCTTGATTCATTATCCTGATCTTGATTCCGAAGTGATGATTGCTCATCTAGCCTCTCTTGCCAAATCCCGCTTGATTCTCAGTTTTGCTCCTAAAAATCCTTACTATGTGCTGATGAAAAAAGTAGGCGATATGGTTCCTGGTCCTAGTAAGGCAACTCGCGCCTATCTACACAAGGAGTCTGATGTGCACCGTGTTCTTCAGAAGCTAGGCTTCACGATTAAGCGTAAAGAATTTACTGCCACCTCATTTTATTTCTCTCGCTTAATCGAAGCTGTCCGCAATTAA
- a CDS encoding restriction endonuclease subunit R encodes MPVLNASTLTLDQVYYHLKFQKLSYGSFISLLQLEPLSEFECAELRQIRIDFESYLNDGKVLENMVMALTVMPLLRLAGFYRAPIKMRMEQEIGRLNIEDEDISITGRLDLICINKNRPAINDIAFWILAIEAKNTSISASEGLPQLLTYAYKSLEQQKSVWGLTTNGVYYEFFYIQQNPQNASSPTYQPLPSLHLMEPESSEKLLQVLKAICKLQNSVNNLTAAI; translated from the coding sequence ATGCCTGTCCTTAACGCCAGCACCTTGACACTAGATCAGGTCTATTACCATCTTAAATTTCAAAAATTATCCTACGGCTCTTTTATATCTTTACTTCAGCTAGAGCCATTATCAGAATTTGAATGTGCTGAGCTTAGACAAATTCGTATTGATTTTGAAAGCTATCTTAACGACGGAAAAGTGCTTGAGAATATGGTGATGGCTTTAACGGTAATGCCATTGTTGAGGCTAGCAGGTTTTTATCGCGCTCCGATCAAAATGCGAATGGAACAGGAAATAGGTCGGCTTAATATTGAAGATGAAGATATTAGTATCACAGGTAGATTAGATCTGATTTGTATTAATAAGAATCGTCCTGCGATTAATGATATTGCTTTTTGGATTTTAGCGATCGAGGCGAAAAATACGAGTATCAGTGCATCGGAAGGCTTACCACAATTACTTACCTATGCCTATAAAAGTTTAGAACAGCAAAAATCCGTTTGGGGATTAACTACCAATGGAGTGTATTACGAGTTTTTCTATATTCAGCAAAATCCTCAAAATGCTTCATCTCCAACTTATCAACCCTTGCCATCTCTACATCTGATGGAGCCTGAGTCCTCAGAAAAGTTGCTGCAAGTCTTAAAAGCCATTTGCAAATTGCAGAATAGTGTGAACAATTTAACTGCGGCAATTTAA
- the hemC gene encoding hydroxymethylbilane synthase, whose protein sequence is MVASSTVRISSRKSQLALVQTHWVQAELSKAHPDRQFDVVTMSTQGDKILDVALAKIGDKGLFTKELEVSMLTKESDLAVHSLKDLPTHLPEGLILGAVTEREDPADALVVHEKLKDKTLATLPSGTVVGTSSLRRLAQLRHYYPHLTFKDVRGNLNTRLQKLDSGEYDALILAAAGLRRLGMGDRVHEVIDGEISLHAVGQGALGIECRAEDPDILALFTPIIHYPTTQRCLAERAFLRELEGGCQVPIGVNTSITADKLTLKGIVASLDGLTLVKGEVTGDLTNPEAIGAELADDLKSKGAQDILNKIFAEVRA, encoded by the coding sequence ATGGTTGCATCATCAACAGTTCGCATTAGTTCTCGCAAAAGTCAGCTAGCACTGGTACAGACGCATTGGGTACAAGCGGAACTAAGCAAAGCACATCCTGATCGCCAGTTTGATGTCGTCACCATGAGTACACAGGGCGATAAAATCCTTGACGTGGCATTAGCCAAAATTGGAGATAAGGGCTTATTTACTAAAGAATTAGAAGTCTCAATGCTGACTAAGGAGTCAGACCTTGCAGTACATAGTCTTAAAGATTTACCAACTCATTTACCAGAGGGACTAATTCTTGGCGCAGTAACTGAACGTGAAGATCCTGCCGATGCCTTAGTAGTCCATGAAAAGCTTAAGGACAAAACCCTCGCAACTTTGCCATCAGGTACTGTAGTTGGTACATCTTCACTGCGTCGCTTAGCTCAGTTACGCCATTACTATCCTCACCTCACCTTTAAGGATGTACGAGGTAACCTGAATACGCGCTTACAAAAGCTCGATTCTGGTGAGTACGATGCGCTAATTCTTGCGGCCGCAGGTTTGCGTCGTTTGGGAATGGGCGATCGCGTACATGAGGTCATCGATGGAGAAATTTCACTTCACGCGGTCGGACAGGGTGCGTTAGGAATTGAGTGCCGTGCTGAAGACCCCGATATCTTGGCTTTGTTTACACCAATCATCCACTATCCCACCACACAACGCTGCCTCGCTGAGCGTGCTTTCTTGCGTGAACTTGAAGGTGGTTGTCAAGTTCCTATTGGTGTGAATACTTCCATTACTGCTGATAAGTTAACTCTTAAAGGAATTGTCGCAAGTCTTGATGGGCTGACTCTAGTTAAGGGCGAAGTAACAGGCGATCTGACTAATCCTGAAGCGATCGGAGCAGAACTTGCTGACGACTTAAAATCTAAGGGCGCTCAAGACATTCTCAATAAGATCTTTGCTGAAGTGCGTGCTTAG
- the ilvA gene encoding threonine ammonia-lyase, biosynthetic, whose product MQSDYLERILKARVYDVAQESPLELAPNLSARLNNRLLLKREDMQSVFSFKLRGAYNKMAQLPHDLLMKGVIAASAGNHAQGVALSARELGTKAIIVMPVTTPLVKVNAVKMRGGEVVLHGDTYDDAYAYARQLEAEKNLTFIHPFDDPDVIAGQGTIGMEILRQYQKPIHAIFVAIGGGGLISGVAAYVKRLRPEIKIIGVEPVDSDAMSRSLQAGHRVRLEQVGLFADGVAVREVGTETFRLCQQYVDEILLVDTDNTCAAIKDVFEDTRSILEPAGALAIAGAKAYVEREGIAGQTLVAIACGANMNFDRLRFVAERAELGENREAIFAVTIPEQSGSLRKFCELLGKRNLTEFSYRIADQEIAHIFIGVQIVNRADAANLATTFAGNGFTAIEITDDELTKLHLRHMVGGRSPLANNELLYRFEFPERPGALMKFVGSMSPNWNISLFHYRNNGADYGRIVVGVQVPPSEMEEWQAFVDTLGYRYWDESQNPVYKLFLG is encoded by the coding sequence GTGCAGTCTGACTATTTAGAACGAATTCTCAAAGCTCGCGTGTATGATGTCGCGCAAGAATCTCCCTTAGAATTGGCTCCCAATCTATCGGCAAGATTAAATAATCGACTGTTACTTAAAAGAGAAGATATGCAATCTGTCTTCTCCTTTAAGTTACGTGGTGCTTATAACAAAATGGCGCAATTGCCCCATGATTTGCTCATGAAAGGTGTAATCGCTGCGTCAGCAGGAAATCATGCTCAGGGCGTGGCTCTTAGCGCTCGCGAGCTAGGTACAAAAGCGATTATTGTCATGCCTGTGACTACACCACTGGTGAAAGTAAATGCCGTAAAAATGCGTGGTGGTGAAGTAGTTTTGCATGGTGACACCTATGATGATGCCTATGCCTATGCCCGTCAACTGGAAGCAGAAAAGAATTTAACTTTTATTCATCCCTTTGATGATCCTGATGTAATTGCGGGACAGGGAACGATTGGTATGGAGATTTTGCGCCAATATCAGAAGCCAATCCATGCGATTTTTGTCGCGATCGGTGGTGGTGGATTGATTTCAGGTGTGGCAGCCTATGTGAAGCGATTACGTCCTGAGATTAAAATCATTGGTGTGGAACCTGTGGACTCTGATGCGATGTCGCGATCGCTTCAGGCTGGACATCGAGTGCGCCTTGAGCAAGTTGGTTTATTTGCTGATGGGGTGGCAGTGCGCGAAGTTGGTACAGAGACATTTCGGCTTTGTCAGCAATATGTCGATGAAATCTTGCTAGTTGATACCGATAATACCTGTGCAGCGATTAAGGACGTTTTTGAAGATACACGCTCGATTTTAGAGCCTGCTGGAGCCTTGGCGATCGCAGGTGCGAAGGCTTATGTTGAGCGTGAGGGCATCGCAGGACAAACGCTAGTAGCGATCGCCTGTGGTGCGAATATGAACTTTGATCGCTTGCGATTCGTTGCCGAACGTGCCGAATTAGGCGAAAACCGCGAAGCCATTTTTGCGGTAACCATTCCTGAACAGTCGGGAAGTTTGCGGAAGTTTTGCGAACTGCTGGGCAAACGGAACTTAACTGAATTTAGCTATCGGATTGCCGATCAAGAAATTGCTCATATTTTTATCGGTGTGCAGATTGTCAATCGTGCTGATGCCGCAAATCTAGCAACCACTTTTGCAGGGAATGGATTTACGGCGATCGAGATTACAGATGATGAACTGACGAAACTACATTTGCGCCACATGGTCGGCGGGCGATCGCCTCTTGCAAATAATGAGTTACTCTATCGCTTTGAGTTTCCTGAGCGTCCAGGAGCTTTGATGAAGTTCGTCGGCTCCATGAGTCCTAATTGGAATATTAGCTTATTCCATTATCGAAACAATGGTGCAGATTATGGAAGGATTGTTGTGGGTGTGCAAGTACCACCATCAGAAATGGAAGAGTGGCAAGCATTTGTCGATACTCTTGGTTATCGCTATTGGGATGAAAGCCAAAATCCAGTCTATAAGCTGTTTTTAGGTTGA
- a CDS encoding DUF2839 domain-containing protein has product MGESKRRKQVLGEDYGKTEPIASWIPFLTKDKANKFVEVSTQAAWYGIGATALIWVTIRFIGPAFGWWHLAD; this is encoded by the coding sequence ATGGGCGAGTCAAAACGCCGTAAGCAGGTATTAGGTGAGGACTATGGTAAGACTGAGCCGATCGCATCTTGGATACCTTTCTTAACCAAAGACAAGGCAAATAAATTTGTCGAAGTGTCTACCCAAGCGGCTTGGTACGGTATTGGTGCAACCGCCTTAATCTGGGTGACGATTCGGTTTATTGGTCCCGCCTTTGGTTGGTGGCATCTTGCCGATTAA